The genomic stretch GTTGAGCTGGCCACCTACAGCAGCTTACCGGCGCTGGATCTGCCTCGCAAAGTTGTTGCTGGAAGCTGAGCAAGGGAACTGGACCTCGCTGTGCAGGGTGGCATTGCGGAAGAGGTCGCAGAAGTTCTcaaacagctgcagcagctcGTCTGACGTGTTCTCAAACACAGCAATGACCTCCGTGGTCACCATGTTGTACACCACAAAGAAGGATGCCTGTGAAGGGCAAGGGAGGGTGGCTGGGACAGCCATGCCCAGCAGGCAATGGGAAGGGGCCAGggccacacccacaggggcagaTGGGGCCAAGGCCAGCAAAGACCCCAGCTATGGCTCCACAGGCTCTGGGCAAGGCAGCACAGTGAGGCCCCAGCTTGCCTAGAATTCACCACGCTGCCAGCACACACCCATGGCTACGAGTTTCCTTTTCCTCTTGGTGTCTCCAacatgcagaggacacctgaaGCCCAGCATGTACTGATGCTGCTGGACAgaacccctcccccagcctgctcTGTGCATGTGGCTACCACACAGGAACCTCAAAGCCCTCAGACACTAAGGACAGAGCATGGCTCCTGGGGACCaaggcctctgctgccctccactGGTCAGGGAAGCCCAGCACTGGCGTCTGGCACTCAGCATTCCCCTTTCCTGGGGCTGAGCTTACACCTGCACCAACACTCTCTGGAGACCACCCCCCATTCTCCCCATCTTCTGTACCCTGCAGAGGCTGCACTTGGCACTGAACCCACAGGCTACACAGGAAAGGGGTGAGGGAGGCAAGTGGAGCAGGGGTTCTGAAGGAGAGAGCCCCTGGGGCACCAGTAGCTACAACCACTGTAGCCTTCAGAAACAGCAGTCGCTTTGGGCAGCAGCCTGACAGACAGCTGGCTCActccagaaagcagcagatgcatCCACACCTCAGTCATGATACCATCCCATTCACAACTGTCAGATGCCCCACCATCCTGCTCACACCTCAAGTGCCCTGCCATCCTGCTCACACCTCAAGTGCCCTGCCATCCTGCTCACACCTCAGTCAGACACCTCACCATCCTGCTCACACCTCAGACGTCCCACAGTCCTGCTCACATCTCAGTTAGATGGGTAGTCCTGCAGGGTAGTTCACAATGCATCAGtcggggcccagtgctgtggccaagcagctaaattCTTCATcttaaacgcaccaggattctatatgggcgccggttctaatcccggcagctctgcttcccatccagcttcctgcttgtggcctgggaaagcagtccaggacggcccaactccttgggaccctgcacccgcgtgggaaacctggaagaagttcctggctcctggcttcggatcagcgcagcactggccattgcagtcacttggggagtgaatcatcggacagaagatcttcctctctatctctcctcctctctgtatatctgactttgtaataaaaataaataaatctttaaaaaaaaaaaagaaaaacagcagccGGCCACGAGTCCTCcaaggcaggaacccaagtcccaGCATCAGTGCAGTGTCTGAACTCACCACTGACCCAGAAAACATGAATAAACCCCACTTACTCACAATGTCCACTCCTCACAGTTGAGCATCGGATGACAAAGATGACAGACACTGCCCCAGGCACCGTCAGCACTGACCACCAGTGTGGCAGTGGGGAGCCAGGCTGTACTACCAGGAGGAAACCGGGACACAGAGGGTGGTCCAGGGCAGGCAGGTCAGCCTTGCTAGTCAGTGCAAGGTGGGGAACTCACTCAGCACATGCCCAGAATACCCCAACTGGAGCCTGGCTGCACAGCCCCCAACACTGCAGCCCCAATTAGCTTGTTTGGGGAGCAGAAACCCAGCTTCCTGGAACCTTCTCACCACTCCTAAAACATCCTGGGACACAGGCGAATTTAGGGTGCAACCTAGGCTGTGCCTATGAACACACACGTTAGCCACCTCACATCCAGGGCAGCCTCAGTGTGCGTCCATGAACAACGTGTGGCCACCTCACATGCAGGGCTCAGCCCAGTCTGCGTCCACGTACACACATGTGATCACCTCACATGAAGGGCTCAGCCCAGTCTGcgtccatgcacacacacatgtaaccACCTCACAtgcagggctcagggctcagcccagtctgcgtccacatacacacatgtgatCACCTCACATGCAAGGCTCAGGGCTCAGCCCAGTCTGCGTCCACGTACACACATGTGATCACCTCACATGCAAGGCTCAAGGCTCAGCCCAGTCTGCGTCCACGTACACACGTGACCACCTCACATGCAGGGCTCAGCCCAGTCTGcatccatgcacacacacgtgACTACCTAACCTGCATCACATGGAGAAGGAGCAGCTGGCACCACTCTCTGCAGCACCTCCCTGGGTCTTTCTCTATACACAGCCCCCTTGCTCCCACAGCAGGACCCGTAGACAGTCTCAGCTCAGATCAGGGCCCACACATGCAGAAATCCTGGGTGGCTATGCCTGGACCCCAGTAGAGCATGAAAACGCTTCATAGAACAATACAGAACCAGTCACTCGGCCACTGCTCCAAGAACACACACAGGCCACAATTCTGACCTAGCAGACCACCCAACACAGTGCTCCTAGGCCTGGTACCTgtcatgccggcatcccataccaGTGCTGGTTCTGggcccggctgcttcacttcccatccagcttcctgctgatgcatgcagagagcagcagaggatggtccaagtacttaggtccttgCATTCACGTGAAGAGAGCTGggacaagttcctggctttggccagacccagctttggctgttgtggaaatttggggagtgaaccagcaggcagaagctctccctcactccctctctgtccctttatctctccttctgtctttccttgtctctctttcccttctctatatctgtctctccttctctgcaactttgctttcttgttaattaaaaaaaaaaaaaaaaaaaaaagatttactttcattaaaaaggcagattttagagagaagaaaagacagaaagatctgggcccagtacggtagcctactggctaaagtccttgccttgcatgagccgggatcctaTACggatgccggttcatatcccagcagctctgcttcccatccagcttcctgcctgtggcctgaaaaagcagtcggggacggccccaatccttgggagcctgtacccacatgggagacatggaagaagctcctggctttggattggctcagctctggctgttgcagctacttggggaatgaaccagcagatggaagatctttctgtctctccttcactctgtaaatctgactttccaataaaaataaaaataaatcttaaaaaaaaagagagaggtaaaaaaaaaaaaagaaatggctgcaatagccagagctgagctggtccaaagacaggaagcaggagcttcttcttggtctcccacacaggtacagaggcctaaggacctgggccgtcctgcactgctttctcaggtcacaagcagggagctaaatgggaagtagagcagccggaacgTGAACTTACCCTAATCCaaaagggatcccagcacttgggggcagaggattagtcagtggagccattgcaccggcccctacaatttttcttttcaaataagttttttgtttttgtttttaagtgatgGTAtggaggcccagcacaatggctcagtggccaaatcttgaccttgcatgcgctgggatcccatatgggcactggtttgtgtcttggctgctccactcccatccagttccctgcttgtggcctggaaaggcagtagaggaagacccaaagccttgggaccttgtgcccatgtgggagacccagaagaaactcctagctcctggctttggatggattcagctctggcagttgcggccacctggggagcgaaccagcagacagaagacctttctctttctctccttctctctgtaaatatgccttatCAATAAAggtaatacttaaaaaaaaaaaaaaaaacagtgctagTGCAGGAGGGCCTGGCATCGATACCTGGGAGGGGTCTGTGACACGCAGGGTCACCACATCCTCACTTGTGTACTTGATGAAAAGGTGGTCTTCATCCAGCAGCTGCATCTTCCACATACGCAGCTGCCGCAGCTGATCAAAATACTGGAAGAAGCGTCTCTTGGCCATAGCACTGCCATCCTGCTCCGCCCGGCGCCACAAGTACACCAGTAGGCGGTGCTTGAGGGAGTTGATGAACGGGTCCCGGAAGGGGTTGGCCATGCCCGTCTGCCCATCGCGCTGCACCTCAGGGAACACGGCCGACACGGTGAGCAAGTCATCCTCGTAGCAGAAGCGGCCTATGGTGCGCACATCCATGAAGGTGCCCTCGGGCGTGACCTGGAAGACGTGGATGGTCTGCTGCTGCACCGACAGGATGGCCAGGATGTTCTTGTACAGGTACAGCCCCTGGTTGTGCGACAGCACCACCTTGTCACACTTGAGTGTGCGTGTGTCACACAGCCGACCTGTGTGCAGGTCCACAATGTGTAGCGAGTAGTCTTCCAGTGGGGACCGGGGGTTGGGGGTCACTGACTCGCTGTTGCGGTACACCTCATAGAAGGGTGGGTGTGGCTCGTCCGGCAGATAGGCAGCAGAGCCCACGATGACACAGCGGCAGTCATCAGTGAACAAACTGCACTCACGGTTCAGGTGCTCACCGTTGGCAGCCACGTTGGTGATGTGCAGCAAGACAAAGAAGCGCTCAAAGAGCCGGCCCCGCACGCTGGCCGAGCGCTGGTCGCTGCCGTTGGACAGGACCTCACCCCCGTAGCCCTGCAGCAGGTCCTGTGCGGCCTGGCAGCCCTGGTACTCGTAGATCTCCAGCGAGGTCTGGTCTGAGGAGAAGGCGATGAAGTAGCGCCCATCAGGGGAGAACTTCCGCAGGAAGCAGGGAGGTTTCTCGACGTTGACCACCGTGAAGTTGGGGAAGACGTTCTGGTGGAACACACGCACCTGGTGCCAGTGCGTGCCTGCCTTCCCCGAGCTGATGCGCCGGCGCTCCAGGCGGTGGATGACATTCTGGTTCTGGATCCTGCGGGGCCTGAGGGTGGCAGCATGCAGATCCATCGTCGCATCCCTGCCtgcagggcaggagggaacaGTGGGGCATGGCTTACAGGCGCCCGCCCACGCTTGACCACATCTGCCCACTGACATGTAAACCCTCAGTCCCATGCTGGCAGCAGCTTCCTTGGCCCCACATGGACGGTGGTCCCCTTGGCCCGCCCATGTGGGCCCCGTGCGGAGAGCAGCCCCTGCTTAGCCCCAGATGGTCAGGAAGCAGTTCTGACACTTGTAcgtctagacacacacacacctgcgcCGAAGCAAGGGGTGTGAGAGTAAACAGCTGTGGAAGTGTCACATTCCATCAAACCCCCAATGCTTGAGCTGAGGTAAGAACTCCTCAGAGACCAGGCTGGAGCAACCAGTCCCATCGTGCAGCAAACCAGGGGATGCCTCACACTGCAGCCAAAGCCCTTGACAAGGGGATTGTGGCCAGCATGGGGACAGGCTCCCTGACCTCAGACTACAGACACCTGGCGAAGGACCAGAGGCCCAGACACAAATGTGATCtctcagagagagacaggggatgGACCTCAGGTGCCCAGCTCAGACAGAGACTATGTTGGACACGAACCCTTCTGTGAGTGTGAGAAAACACTCGCAAAAGAAAAACTGATGCACATCTGGCTGTCCGAATAGAAGAGTTCCTGTAACACAGCAACAGTGAAAGCAAAACCACACACAGCCCAATTCAGCGGACAAAGCACTTCAACAGCTGGTTCTCACACAAAGGGCCAGCAGGGTCAGGGAAGAGCCTCGGTCACCATCAGGCCATCAGACACTGCCTCTCATCCACAGCGAACCCCACAACTGGAAATGCTGAAAACCACAAAAGCTGCCAAGCACCAAGAGAAGCTGAACTTGTTTATGGAGGGTCCTTGGAGCACCAACGCCAGAAAATCACTTTAACATGGCAGCTCCCTGGGTGCAAACCCATGGCACTGGAAGGGAGGTTGGGGAACACCTGCACCCTAGGCACACGGCCAAATCGGAACCAGCCACGGCAGCTGTAATACtaaaacagccacaatggccaagagaCAGGACCAGCCATGGCAGCCGAGACTAGCAGTCTTGGGCGTGTACTACCCGTGTCACTCAGACTGCAGCCCAGGAGGGCAGGGACCTCTGACACAGCTGCCtaaggacaggagctggggccgAAGGCCAGTGTGCTGCAGCCCCACAGCAGCCCCTGCCTGGGCTGTCTGAAGTCTggaactgcttcatttcccacaaGCATCCACACACTTGTACCAACACAAGAGTGGGCACTTGCTGCCCTCCCTTAGCTTGGTCTAACGACCACGAGCCCACATGGCTAAGCTGGTCACAGCTTCTCCAGCTCCCCACACCAGCACCACCACGCCCTGGCATCCATTCAGGCCCTCCACCTGGGGCTGCCAGAGGCTGTCCGCCCTGCACCCAGGAAGCAAGTCCACTGCACTGCAGGGGACGGCCACGGCGAGCAGGGCTTCCCGTGGCACCAAGGTGGGAGCCCGGGCTGGCCGGTCTGCTGCCCAGCGGGCCAGGGCATGGCTTCAGCCAAAGGTGGACACCAAGAGCCGGCGCAAGTGCCCGGGAACGCACCGGTGCAGAGCGGAGGGGGCCACGCGTGTCCGCTGCCCGGGGCGCACGGCTGCCGGGACGTCCCACGAAAGCACGCCGGCGGAGCCCAAGCAGGCGCTCGGGCGTGGAGAGGGGCTCACCTGTCCCGCTGGCCTCACGGGGCCGGGAAGCGTCCCGCCCGCCCCGCAAGCGCCTCCCAGGGCCGCGGCCCCGCCATGCTAGCTGCCGGAAGGGAGGTGCGGCGACACCGGAAGTGCGGGCGGGGCGGGAGCGGGGGCTGCAGCGTCCCCTGGCGGCGGGCAGCGGCCGCCGGGCGCCTGCGAGCCGGGAGCCGAGCGAGGCGTCCACCtgggtgccgggccctgtgctggcTCCCCGCCGCCTCAGACCCTcaggagctgggtcggaagtggagcagccaggactgtctcCCTTTTGTTGTCCCTTTCCCAGGGCCGAATCCGTGCAAGCTCTGCCTTCATGGGGGAACAAGGGAAGGGAGGACAGCCCCGTGAGCAGAGCCGCTTGGGCCGGACATGGGGTAGAAGATGGCCCTTCCTAGTGCCGTGGTGTCCGTCCTGAGCTGACAGAAGGGGACACACATCCAAACTGAAGGTCAGTGTCACTGAGTGAGGACATGACCAGGGCCCTGCCCTTGGGTGGGCACCTGGACTATCAGGTGGGAACTGAGCAACTCAGTGGGACAGAGACCTCGAGGGGTGAGGCCACGACCCAGTCCTGCGGATGGCAGCGTCAGAGTACAGTGTCGGGAGGGTGAGGCCTCAGTGTCCGGGAAGGTGAAGCCGTGAGGCCAAGCATGGGGAGACCCTGTGTGTTCCAGCGGGTATCTTCCCAGTGGGGAGCTGGGGACCAGGCTCCAGCCTCGGCAGGAGATGGTACAGCAAGGATCAAGTGGCCCTGTGACACTAGCACAAGGACATTGGGAAAGACGGGAACACCTCCCCCACAGTCCTcagggacatacacacacacccctgcagggCTGAGCAGACCATCTGATAAGGTTGCTGGGGAGCAGAAACAGCTGCCAGCCATCTGGCACATCCATCCCTCCCATGGCCCAGGCCTCTGAGCCCACCTCCACACAGGCAAGGACAGCGGGGTCTCTGAGCACCCCATGGGTGGAGGACAGCAGTGTCCTCAAGCACCCCATGAGTGGAGGACAGCGGGGTCCTGGAGCCCACGTGGATGGGGACAGCGGGGGTGCTTGGGTGCCTGGGTCTCCCGTGGGCTAGAGGatagcaggatcccaaagcacccCATGGGTGGGACACAGCAGGGTCCTCATGGAGCTCCCAGGCGGCAGCAGTGCAGGTCCCCAGAAAAGCTCCATAATCTCTGGTGCGGCTAGCTTGGGGTGTCAGTCTCCCACAGCTCAGTGAACCCCAGTTGGCTCCAACCTCGCCGGGGCCATGGCAAATAAGCACCTGGCCTGGGGAGGAAGCTGTACTCTGCTCACCTTCTGCACCATAGCTGAGGAGCAGAGAAGGCCCGGCAGCCCAGAGCTTTGCACCCCTGGCCGGAGGGAAGCTGCCACATTTGTAAAATGGCCTTGGGTACCTGAGATGCATTTGCACCACTCCACTCCATTTGTAAATCTGAAGGAGCCATCAAGCAAAAGGGAAGCCACATCTGCATGGCTGAGGAGCTGCTTCAGCCCAGAGCTTCagcccccagagccagcagctcaaggtggacagagatggacagagaaggagagatggacaaGAGGGCGAGGTCTGTGGGACCCGGTTCTGCCCCTCTGAGGACTGCTAAGTGGAAACCCAGGGACATACCCCTAGAAGCAGCACTGCCCCTCATGGTGCCCCGCTGGGCACCCCTCCTGTCTTGCCTCCTAAACTCCTGTTCTCCGGCCTCCCCAAACTGCTCCAGGAACCCTGgtccctggcctgcccctagctcatGCTGCACCAGCTCTGACCATCCTGTAAACCCCCAGGTGCCATGCAGTAgtgccctggctctgcctggaGTACAGCAGCTCTAGCAGGGCAGACGAGTCTAGGCTTGGGGCTGAAGCTGTGCTCAGAATGCTGTATCCCCCAAGCTCCAGTGCTGAAATCCTGACCCTAAGGACACGGTGTCTCCATGGTTTGGAGGACCGGAACTCACTGCCTTCCCGCCTTGGGCAGACGCTGCCAGGAGAAGCCAAGTCAGCGCAGAGGACACTGGACCTACCAGCACTGTGGCCCTGCTTTGACCCTGGCTCCCACCTCCAGAGGGGGGATAAATAAGTCCCTCTTGTTTGTCTTTGTGACAGAAGTCAGGTGACCAGGCCAGTGGAACTCATGCAGTGCCCACACCCAGGCGAGGTGATGGGCAGTCACACATCCACACATGTATTCTTACAAACACATATTCACACATAAATCTGATACAATACATAGTACATGGCAACAGTCTCAAAAACTGATGCTCTCTTAGGTTATAAAGGAAAACTAGAAGCACTAAAGCTCTGAACGTGGTGAAATGGCACTGAAGATGAATCTGTCACAGGCTCACTGTGTGGCTGGCGCTGACTTGAGTGTCCCTAGTGAACAATGACACTAAGCACCTTtgctgcttgctttttttttatttctcttattttggtaatctttacatagttgattagggcacaaagggtcaagggttacaggaaagtaggtaagaccagtgtttccacattaatatttgttatttttttctgtatttgggtcagggaagagataaagggagaagccccatccagcctcccagccattcCAGATTCCTGACGcggggtatgctctgagggtcctgctcatgcagttttgatagttcagtagttctgaattgctgtcaatctcaccactccaagcgcaatgaaatctcttcagaatccactggctgacatagtctcttcgtAGTTagtgttctgagatcagcagatCAGTGGGAGGGATCTCcaaggaaacttcatctgaggtgatcccagacctgatacttgtgtgcttgccagtacagggtccacgacagtccgtcaccccagtcagcttaagcttaagctggtggttgcaattgctgggtcagttctgtctccagccctgtcttccacgcaaaccgatgggtgttgcagtccagtccaatGCTGCCTACTTCGTACtcggccttcatgcaaaccagtgggagctgcagcctagttggggcaactccctgtaacccccaccaggcctgccccctaccctggttcccatgcttgccagtatgtaccgcagacttgttcagtctgtcccacatcccatttagctctcatacatgtcaatgggcattgaagcctagttcaacccaacctgccctactatccagccctcacacatactggcaggtacctttctctctagccacccctgtccctgtgggagtggtaacccaagagggaggcacccactatttccctcctaggccactcccactcccggattacctactttctaggtggttctgaagtttaacttgacggaattagcccccagtgccagtctctgccagctgatgctgcaacaaagcccaaccaaccctaacccactttaatttatgcttgcaccagtcagaacaacCTGGCcttttcctgatctagctcacatgaggcccacaggtgttgtagccctgcctggtctggtctgctcccatcccaactcacgctctccagtgggagtggttgtccagcaggggagccctccacagtccccctactggctttgctccctccctccctggttttcatgtgtgctgtttgggcacagCGGTCACGTCTgctacggctcatctcaccttggcattcctttatgcgcactggtatgtgttgcaaccatacCTGGcgcaacccacactctgttctggtgctcggattcgccagtgggtgatgtgaactggttcagcctggtctgcccccgacccatgccaaatgtatgtcagtgggtatGTTTCCCTGGAATGGTCTGGATTGCTCTCTATTGtgtttcttgcactcacctgaggggactgtgtcctgacagaggagttgcccaggtttccccatcagaacctctccctgtgtCAGATCTTGTggatactggtgggtccatgagccagccctacttagtccacctcctatcctagcaggaacagtggcttttcttaactggcaTTCAACCAagtctggttcttactgttggatgtttcagcccagccaaagctcatccatacccagacatggctcacacatggctcagtaggggcagagacctagcctagtctgtcctacatctaccctggtcctccagagcaccagatggtgctggagtctagcccggttaggtgcatccagtcccagtccacacttgtgccaagggagattgcagccatgtccagaccagaacgcagaccccactccagcccccgcattcaccagtaggaaccccaacccagttagggtgtcttcttagctccccaatcatgcctgttcccagccctagatcacaagcatggcagtggttgctctgacccagttggcttagcccctcacccgtctcagcctttgccttcgatacTGTGacctagtgtccctggctcatgcagaccagtcagtcTAAGAGCCTAGTtcagtatgacctgtgctccatcctgatttctgttcttcccttgttagttgaagtttgcttgaccctgcccggtctgcccttTTCTAGCTGCACCTCggtccaccccacatcctgttttaggatgcacatttgggtgctgctgccttgacctgcccagactgttgtcagttcctttacccgttagtgatggcaggttccatggtcacacctagctcagcccatcaccaccccaactcatgAGCTAACCAGCGGTATTTgtgtttccacagggttgggcccacacttcccccagaaaATCTGCCCCCGGATCTGGTTCTTTCAtgtgttggttagtgtcctgaccctgccaagtgtgacctttTCACTGTTctgccactcagtcaggtactggtacctagccctgccagacatgcccccatccatagctttcatgtggtctggtgtgtggcagtcagtgatgctctacaccaacagcccatctcaggattcgcctttgggctggtgaatcagtgtgacccaaatagaacttatggactctctcctccaaaccaccagatctcagtcaccaggcttgcaagcaagttctgtgaccccatcaccaggaatcacccagaattcatccctcaccttcactcacactggccttatccatgggtgtccctaggcagcaattacataccctaaaaaccccagagcttgctgccaggcggccagcaggcagagcatggCACCATATGAAGCTTAGGATTCAGTCACCATGTGGCGACCGTGTCCTTGTGCCAAGTCCCCAGCATTGGGGCCAACCTGGCTTGGGTACTCTCCACAAGCGGTTGCCACCACTGCGGAGGGCTGCTGTCGCCCGAGCCGCCAAggtcaaactcccaccccctagtTTCCTGTTGCCACTAAGTGGTGGTTGCAGGAAGGGGCTAGAAACCTTAATCCTGTCCCAGGATTTCCTCACGGTATACTCACCATGGGGGAATAATCTCTCTGGCCTCCCGGCAGCCAGGATCTCTCACCGTGTGGCGACGGTGCCAAGGGGTCAAGTCCCAGGCATTGGGTCTGCTTGCCTTCTTTACACAACTACTTGAGTACATTCTCGGGGCTCTGAGTAGTAAGAgttatacatgtgtatgtgtataaatatacacGCATATGTGTTCTAACATATATAGCCATAACATATATTCTGGACCATAGACCTTTGCCAGACATatgattctctttcttttttaaaagatagatttcatttatttgaaaggcaccacTTCAGtgcaattggctaatcttccactttacTACCGCTGGatcacacatgggcaccagttcaggtcctggctgttccacttcctatccggctccctgctgtggcctccttgggaccctaaacctatGTGTGAGTCCCAGAAGGGACTGCTGGCTTCGGGTGGACCCAGTCAACCCAACACAGTAGCATGTTAGCCACAGGCAAGATCCTTGACCCTGCAGTTTATTGTCTGTCAATATGGCATTCCAGGGGCCAATCCTCCGATCACAACCTGATGTCCCTAACAACTGGGACTGACAGTCCTTGGGGAAGTCTTATCTGTGCTGGACACGGATGAACTCCTTTCTTGCCTGGACAGCACAGTTTGGTGACTGTCTCAGGCCCGTATGCTGTGCTGTGTAGCAAACTAGAGATGACCCCAAGCAGACCAAATGCAAATGTCAACATCACAAATCATGGGCACACAGGATGTGATGGGCAGCGCCAGTTTCTCTGCAGCCTAGAACCTCTGGGGCTGCTGTGGGCCAACAGGGTGCCTTCCCTCACCTGTGATTTTGGTCACTGCAGTT from Ochotona princeps isolate mOchPri1 chromosome 6, mOchPri1.hap1, whole genome shotgun sequence encodes the following:
- the DET1 gene encoding DET1 homolog; its protein translation is MDLHAATLRPRRIQNQNVIHRLERRRISSGKAGTHWHQVRVFHQNVFPNFTVVNVEKPPCFLRKFSPDGRYFIAFSSDQTSLEIYEYQGCQAAQDLLQGYGGEVLSNGSDQRSASVRGRLFERFFVLLHITNVAANGEHLNRECSLFTDDCRCVIVGSAAYLPDEPHPPFYEVYRNSESVTPNPRSPLEDYSLHIVDLHTGRLCDTRTLKCDKVVLSHNQGLYLYKNILAILSVQQQTIHVFQVTPEGTFMDVRTIGRFCYEDDLLTVSAVFPEVQRDGQTGMANPFRDPFINSLKHRLLVYLWRRAEQDGSAMAKRRFFQYFDQLRQLRMWKMQLLDEDHLFIKYTSEDVVTLRVTDPSQASFFVVYNMVTTEVIAVFENTSDELLQLFENFCDLFRNATLHSEVQFPCSASSNNFARQIQRRFKDTIVNAKYGGHTEAVRRLLGQLPISAQSYSGSPYLDLSLFSYDDKWVSVMERPKTCGDHPIRFYARDSGLLKFEIQAGLLGRPISHTVRRLVAFTFHPFEPFAISVQRTNAEYVVNFHLRHCCT